The nucleotide sequence GGGCAGGTCACGGTCGTGGAATATTCTGGCGTATATACTGTGTTCCCCGGAGACGAATTGAGAGCGGGAGTTTATACTGCTCACAAGACCGCTGAATACATCTATGACCACCACAATGAGCAGGTCGATCTTGATGTAAGTACCAACGGCTGGACTATCCGTCAGAAGGCAATATATACGACCGGTGGACTGCTTGTGACCGAGATATATGATTACGCGACGGACGGTACGCTTACTACGCTAACACGACTAGCTTCAGACGGCACGGCTGATTCAATAGAGACATATGAGTACTTCGCGACCAGCGGAAGGCTCGAAAAAAAGACGGTTTATTCGAGGACCACATCGGGCGATCCCGCCCAGATAGGTCAGGAGCCTTACGTTATGTATACTTTCTATGACGAATCGTTCTATGACAATGGCACCCCACTGGATGATTCCGATGACTACGGGCGCCTGGAATACCTGAGGGAGCAGACCACATCGACGGAGTGGACGGAATATCACTACATCGAGTACTGGACGGGTACGGATGATGTCAAGATATACGAAGAATATGACAATACCGGTACAAAGATAAGATATGAGCTTGACCAGGACGGTAATATCGTCAAAAAAGAAACATACATATCCGACGTACTGTCGATGGTCGAGGATTATTATACGGACACTTTCCTTATAATGGCCAGAACCTATCTGAACGGTACCAGTGATAACGGTAACGTTTTCTACCACTATCTGAACGAGGCATTCTATGATAACGGCACGACGGATGACGCGAGCGACGACTACGGCAGAGTGGACATGCAGGTAGCGGATACTCTTGATGCGGACGGCGCGATAGCCTATGAGTCTGATTATTCCACTTCAGCCGGCGCCGAGGAAAGGCTTACCGAAAAACGCGCTTACGCCAGCGCCGATTACAGTAACACGGCTAATCCTGTCTTCTCGGGTCTTGTAGCGACATATAACTATTACACCACAGATAGTGACAACAGGATACACACCAAACTCATAGAAAGCGTCTCAGGCGGCGAATACGACGGTAAAAGAATAAGGTATTATTACCTGAACGAGGATGCCGGTGACGGTTACGGCCGTGTGTACAGGATGGACAATCTGACCGATGGCTGGTATGAAGAGTATACCTATGCTAATCCGTCTGACCCGAATGACGAGAGGCGTTCTTCTTCCTACAGGTATGATCTTTCTGATGACAGTCTTATATTCGGTGAGTCCTACTACGCTGATACGGGGCTCCTGCATGAGAGGACCTACGAGGACGCTGATTCCTACGGCAACGACTATTACGAGTACGAGAACTATGATTACTATGGCAATGGTACAAGCGGAAGGGTGATAAGGAACCGGAACGCTTCCAGCGGCTATGTATACAAAGTTATAAGTTTCCATACGGGTACGGACAGAAGGAATGAGGTGAACGAGTATACGGATCTTACGGAAGATACCCTCTGGAACGTGTATTGGTTCTATGACGATGCCACCGGACGGATGTACCGCAAGATATCTTACAACGATACCTACGGCGATAACGGTGTGGCTTACCAGTATCGGAATAATTCGGATAACCGCTGCGAGATAAAATGGGACCTTGATGGCTCCATCTACGGGTTCTATGATGAGGACGGCTGGCATTGTGAGTGGAGGGTGTGGGATGCTGATCTTAATGATGGTATTTTAGATGAGCTTGATCAGTTCACCGGATACGGGTTCTTTACCGAAGACCCCGACCAGTATCATTATAAGAATATGTATGCTCACAGGGACGGTACGGATGACACATGGGACTGGACTGGAACAGAGATACTGAATAACGCTAGCGGTTCTTCTAAAAGCTACGTATGGGCTCCGGCTTCTCCCCCGAGCGGTTCCGGTGTTACCGATCCCTACACCCTTGACTTGTCAGATATGGAAGCGCCGGTAGCCACCGATCCCACGAAGCTTTTAGATGCGGGATTGAAGGATAACCTTACAAGTGACGATATTATTTCTCCGGAGATAGAACTATTCTACCAGAACCTGGACGCTCTTAAAGCGGTCTCTGCTGGCAAGGACGTGACCGTGGCGATACTTGATTCGGGGATAAACGCGGATGCGTTCGATTTTAACGTGTCCACCTGGAAGGATTTTACCGGTTCGGGTGATATATCAGATGAACTGGGGCACGGAACGACAACAGCCGGCATAATCGCGGGTACGGCCCCTGAAGCGGATATACTGGTGGCAAAAGTGCTTGATGAAGAGGGTAACACTACTTCCAGTATAATGTCCGAAGCCATAAGGTACGCCGTTGATATGGGAGCGAGGGTTCTGGCCATGCCGCTAAACCTTTACCCGGTGTATAACCAGCTCGAGCAGGCGATCGATTACGCCACCGGAAAAGGCGCTGTTTTGGTAGCAGCTGCCGGTAATGAAGGCACGAAGATACACCAGAACAGCCTCGCCGGACAGGATAAAGTTCTTACGGTGGGTTCGGTGGATAACGACGGCGAGCTTTCAGCGTGGAGCAATAACGACGATGAGCTTGACCTCGTCGCACCGTGGGATATAATAGACAACGAAGAAGGTACTTCTTTCTCGGCGGCTTTTGTTGCGGGTATAACGTCTCTTATCATTTCCGAGAACCCGGATATAACGCCTGAAGAGATCCTAGAAGCTCTTCGGGACATAACCGCGAGTCTTACGGAGACAACTTCGGCCGAGGAAAAGAAAGCGGGCGAAAAAGCCGAAGAAGAAAAGAAAAAGAAGATAAAGGGCGTGGATATAGAAGAGGTCCTTTCCCGGTATAACGCCGAGAGAAAGAACGCTTCGGAATTTACCGGTTACTCGGTAAAAGAGGATATCCCCGAACTTATCGTGAAGGATTAATTGTAATAATTTTAAGGATAGCTTGGCATAAAGATGGAGGTAAGGGAAGTGAACGAGAACACGGAAAAAAGAAAACACCCGAGGGTAAAAACCCACATACCTGTAAGGTATCGTAAAATGCGCGACGGGGCAGGCGTGGAAGGATCCAGTTCGCTCACTAAGAACCTGAGCCAGGGAGGACTTCGTTTCAGGACGGGGGAGTTCATCTCCATGGCCTGCAGGCTCATACTTGAGCTGGATATTCCCATGTTGACCAAACCTGTTAAGGCTATTTCCAAGGTGGCTTGGATACGCAAGTCCGCCGAGGGTGATGACTACGAGGTAGGTAATCAGTTCCTGGAGATGTCCAAAAAGGACAAGGAGCTTATTTCCGAATACGTTGACAGTCTCAATCTGTACAACGATCCGGAGACTTCTACCGAAGAGGCTCAAGCCAGTTTCGAATCATCCGAAGCCTAAAGTATCCTTAAGAATATTTGCGGGCTTCGGGCAAGGGGTCCGTGTTCCTTTCTTGCCTGGAGCCTGTAACTATTATCCGGTTTTGCTAAAAAAAACACCCGGTGCTATAAAATAAGTCCCGGGTATTTTTTTGCCCGCTTTCAGTAAATAATCAAAAAAGCCAGATATATATGTTTCACACACTATACTACATATGGTATACTACATATTAGAGGCAGTATATTTAGTATTTTTCGTAGCTGGTAATTAAGAAAATTTTCAATATTGTTACAAAAAGCAGGCAATTATCGTTAAAGAACAAAAATCAAAATGGGGGTAAGGGAAGTGGACAACTTTGCGGAGAAAAGAAAATATCCGAGAGTGAGCACTCATATTCCTGTAAGGTATCGCAAGCTTGGCGAGCCTGAAGGACAGATGAGAACCAATACCATCACCAAGAACATAAGTGAGGGTGGTATAAGGTTTGGCGCCCCGGAATTCATATCCAGAGCCTGCAGGCTGGTACTTGAGCTGGATATACCCATGATCAATAAGCCCGTCAAGGCCATATCCAAGGTGGCCTGGATACGCAAGGACGGCGAGAGAGCTGATTATGAGGTGGGAAACCAGTTCCTCGAGATATCCAGGAAAGACAAGGAACTTGTCTCAGAATATGTCAGCAGCCTGAACCTTTATAATGACAATGACGCTCAGTATTGAGCCCTTGTCCGGACCGATCGGTCAAAAGAAGGTTTGGAATTGACATTGGCGTATCATGTGATAAAATGTAAAACCGTCCGGTCATTCATATGATATGAGCCCTAAAACTATTCAGAGATCCAGTGATTAAACCCATGCTTAAAAGATATATTCTATTAATAGGCGTAATAGCCGCTATAACCGTTTTTTCGGTTCAAACCGCTCAGGCCTTCTGGGTATGGACCCCCAAGAGCAAGACCATGGTAAATCCCAAGTGGGCAGCCAAAGATACCCCCCGCGAGCAGTTCGACTGGGCGATGCATTTCTACAAGAACAGCGACTTCAAGCGTGCCGCCGAAGAGTTCATAAAGTTGACCGAGAGTTTCCCGGATTCGGACCTGGCCCCGGACGCGCAGTATTATGCCGGAAGGAGTTACGAGGAGCTGGGTAAATACTATTTCGCTTTCAAGCAGTACCAGAAGACCATCGATGATTATCCCTACACCAAGCGCATGGAAGAGATACTGGGCAGGGAATACAATATCGCAAATATCTTCCAGACCGAAGAGACGCCTAAACTGATGGAGCTTGAACTATCCGAATCCATGGGAAGGGCCGTCGAGATATACAAGAAGATAGTCGAGAACGCCCCTTTCGGGATGTACGCGGATAAATCCCTGTATAAAATGGCCGAGTGCTACAGGAGAATGATGAAGTACAATGAGGCCATCGAAGCTTACGAGAAGATCATCAAGGATTACCCCGAGAGCAGTTTTGTCTCCGAAGCCAAATACCAGCTGGCCTATACCAGGTACGAGGCTTCGCTCGCCCCGGAATACGACCAGGAAAGCACCGAGGAAGCCCTCAAGGAGTTCAAGAGGATAAAGAAGACTACACCCGTTCCCGCCATAGCGCAGGAAGCCGAAAAGGTGCTTGATGAGCTAAGGAGCAAGAAGGCCAACAGCATCATGAAAATAGCCGAATTCTACGAAAGAAGAGGAAAATATAGAAGCGCTGTGATATACTACCAGGATGTAACGGGAAAATTCCCCGGAACCAAGGTCGCCAATGAAGCCCAGGCGCGGATAGAGAGGCTTCAGAAAAGGATAAAGAATTGATGCGAGGGATAGTATCGGTTTTTCTCACAGTGTTCGTGATGCTCGCAGCCGGTTGCGGATATACCACCAGTTCACTCCTGCCGCCGGAACTGGATTCGATACATGTTGAGAACTTCGAGAACAAGATAGACCCGACCCAGGAGGTCTCCGATAAAAGGGCAAGCTACACCTACTGGCCGGGTCTTGAGACCGACATAACCAGATCGGTGATAGACGGGTTCATCTTCGACCGCCACCTGGATATAGATGACGAAAAAGACGCGGCCCTTATCCTCAAGGGGGAGCTTACCAGTTTCAGGCAGTATCCCTTAAGTTACGACAAGAACGATAACGTGATCGAGTTCCGCGTGGAGATACTGGTTGACCTTGAGCTTTATAACAATCTTACCGGCGAAACAATGTGGAAAGAGAAGTCTTTCCTCGGTGAGGGCACTTATTCCATTACAGGTCCCAACGCGACCACTGAATCCGAAGGCGTAAAAAGAGCCGTTGACGACCTTTCCCAGAGGATAGTGGAGCGCGTAGTTGAAGCCTGGTAAATAACCTGATAAATCTTTTTCATTAAACTCTTAACCGGGGCTCTCCCGGTTTTTATTATTAAAATGACCAGTAATTTCCTTATAATTGGTAACGACGAATATATCAGGCAGAGCGAACTGGATAAGATCAAGAATAAGTTCCTCGCTCTTTCCGAATCCGAACTGAATTATTCCTCTCACGGCCCGGATGATGTTGACGGGATCATGGATTCGCTGGGCACGATGCCTTTTCTTGCCGAAAAACGGGTGGTTCACATCAAAAAAGCGGAAGACCTGGCAGAGGACTTCATTGAGACCCTCTCTTCTTATCTTGAGAACCCCACTGAATCGAGCGTTCTTATCCTTACCGCAGAAGCCTCTTTCAAAAAGACCAAAGGGTACCATAAATTATCCAAGCTCCTTGAAGAAGTAAGGGCGGATAAACCCAAACCTGTAAAATTAAAAGGATGGATAAGGTCTTTTTACAGTAAAGAGGGGATAGACATATCGCCCAGAGCGGTAGACCTTATTATAGAACTCAAAGGGGACGACACCCAGTCGATAAAGATGGAGCTTGAGAAACTGGCCGCTTTTTCCGGCGGGGAAAGGATAGAAGCTCTTCATGTAGAGGAGCTGGTCGGAAGAAGCGTAACAGAGACCGTTTTCAAGATAGGTGATGCCATTAATGCGGGTAATTCCGGAAGGGTTTTCAAGGTCCTCAATGATCTTTACGACCAGAAAAAACAGCCTCCCGAGATTATAGGTTACCTTGGATGGTATATCAGGGTGGTCCAGAAGATAAGTCTATTGCTGGGTAAAGGAATAGGTTTCGATGGGATAGCAGGAGAGCTTGGGTACTCGCCGGCTTATACCAGGAGACTTACTTCCCAGGCTAAAAAGTATCCAAGTTCCCAGATAAAACGCTGGGTAAAGTTGCTTCTTGAAGCGGACAGGAATATTAAAACAGGTCGCACGGAAGCCAAACTCGCGCTGGAAACTCTTCTGGTTGGCCTGCTGAAAACAACTGAAAGTTAAGAATTTAAATAGCCCAAACCGCAAATAAGATTACTTTTTAATTTTTAACCATTCTGTGAAAATTTTCACATGGTATACTATATATATAGATATAAATTTAACATGATATAAACTGAAAATTAACAATAAGAATATAGAGTTAATACTTTTAGAAATTGCTTAAATTTGGTTACTCGGAATAAGCTGGGTCGATAAAAGTTAATTTAGATTATATATGTATTAAGGAAGTACGTTTATTATTAAATATACATTTGGTACTAGAAATTAAGGAGAAAAATATGAATTCTTTTTATGTCAAA is from Candidatus Omnitrophota bacterium and encodes:
- the holA gene encoding DNA polymerase III subunit delta, giving the protein MTSNFLIIGNDEYIRQSELDKIKNKFLALSESELNYSSHGPDDVDGIMDSLGTMPFLAEKRVVHIKKAEDLAEDFIETLSSYLENPTESSVLILTAEASFKKTKGYHKLSKLLEEVRADKPKPVKLKGWIRSFYSKEGIDISPRAVDLIIELKGDDTQSIKMELEKLAAFSGGERIEALHVEELVGRSVTETVFKIGDAINAGNSGRVFKVLNDLYDQKKQPPEIIGYLGWYIRVVQKISLLLGKGIGFDGIAGELGYSPAYTRRLTSQAKKYPSSQIKRWVKLLLEADRNIKTGRTEAKLALETLLVGLLKTTES
- the bamD gene encoding outer membrane protein assembly factor BamD; this translates as MLKRYILLIGVIAAITVFSVQTAQAFWVWTPKSKTMVNPKWAAKDTPREQFDWAMHFYKNSDFKRAAEEFIKLTESFPDSDLAPDAQYYAGRSYEELGKYYFAFKQYQKTIDDYPYTKRMEEILGREYNIANIFQTEETPKLMELELSESMGRAVEIYKKIVENAPFGMYADKSLYKMAECYRRMMKYNEAIEAYEKIIKDYPESSFVSEAKYQLAYTRYEASLAPEYDQESTEEALKEFKRIKKTTPVPAIAQEAEKVLDELRSKKANSIMKIAEFYERRGKYRSAVIYYQDVTGKFPGTKVANEAQARIERLQKRIKN